In the genome of Flexistipes sinusarabici DSM 4947, one region contains:
- a CDS encoding four helix bundle protein, with translation MEKPHKKLKAWQKSVEFSVKIYEITENFPKSELYGLTNQLRRAAISVPSNIAEGAARNSIKEKAQFYNIARGSISEIDTQIEIASRLGFIDESDKHIMISNLTEIDKLLYGLWKKICEKS, from the coding sequence ATGGAAAAACCACATAAAAAATTGAAGGCATGGCAAAAATCTGTGGAATTTTCTGTAAAAATTTATGAAATTACAGAAAATTTCCCAAAAAGTGAGCTATATGGGCTCACAAACCAGCTAAGACGGGCAGCCATTTCTGTCCCCTCTAATATTGCTGAAGGCGCTGCCAGAAATTCCATTAAAGAAAAAGCACAATTTTATAATATAGCCCGCGGATCGATCAGCGAAATTGATACACAAATAGAAATAGCATCACGATTAGGATTTATAGATGAGAGTGATAAACATATTATGATAAGTAACTTAACAGAAATTGACAAATTACTTTACGGATTATGGAAAAAAATATGCGAAAAAAGTTGA
- a CDS encoding PilW family protein, producing MRKKLKETSSTPRPHHSPISPSHVLTPSPSHHLTTSRATHGFTLIELIIAIVLLGIVAGVGVNLIMPIFTGYVDTRTKEYLFNEVKYGVQRMDRELRMAVPNSVKVIDSGDGIRFMKLYSGNYYEKPKGKTKNYLNIFDNCSNILKIFNPATNTTNDNLTVYVTKPDKIYNTPKYWYNASKCYNKDNITISNDLKAQSPYSRFYVIDAPMTFFKESTDIFLSRDYDWTTYDGTENSVDHYKLMSYVNDIDFNYEPGIPQKRNGVVTISITMKKGTTTLNYKHQIHIRNVP from the coding sequence ATGCGAAAAAAGTTGAAAGAAACGTCATCTACCCCACGACCTCACCATTCCCCTATCTCCCCATCTCACGTCCTCACTCCCTCACCATCTCACCATCTCACCACTTCACGCGCTACGCACGGTTTCACTCTCATTGAACTGATAATAGCCATAGTTTTACTGGGCATTGTGGCAGGAGTTGGAGTAAATCTAATTATGCCGATATTTACCGGCTACGTTGACACACGGACAAAAGAATACCTGTTTAATGAAGTAAAATATGGTGTCCAAAGAATGGACAGAGAGCTGAGGATGGCTGTTCCAAATTCTGTAAAAGTTATCGACAGCGGCGATGGAATACGATTTATGAAACTTTACAGCGGAAATTATTATGAAAAACCCAAAGGAAAAACTAAAAATTACCTAAACATTTTTGACAACTGCTCAAATATACTAAAAATTTTTAACCCTGCCACCAACACTACAAACGATAATCTGACCGTTTATGTTACTAAACCTGACAAAATATACAATACACCGAAATATTGGTATAATGCTTCCAAATGTTACAATAAAGACAACATTACAATAAGTAATGATTTGAAAGCCCAATCTCCTTACAGCAGGTTCTACGTTATTGATGCACCGATGACTTTTTTTAAAGAAAGTACTGATATTTTTTTGAGTCGTGATTATGACTGGACAACTTACGACGGAACCGAAAACAGCGTAGACCATTACAAACTCATGTCATATGTTAATGATATTGACTTCAATTATGAGCCGGGTATCCCGCAGAAAAGAAACGGAGTGGTGACAATTTCAATTACGATGAAAAAAGGAACCACAACACTCAATTATAAACATCAGATTCATATAAGGAATGTCCCATGA
- a CDS encoding IS5 family transposase, whose amino-acid sequence MRPKKQDSTTQELLEPLLVNILDMKHPLIQLADKIDWEYFEKEFGSLYHRNDGRPGIPMRMMVGFHYLKYTYNLSDEDVVHGWKENPYWQYFTGEKVFQTKVPINPTSMTRFRNRLKEEDLLKFLEETINTAFRSGYLNKNDVKKVAADTTVQEKNITFPTDIKLFYTMIKYLVKFSKKHEIRLKETHEYSGKKLLMKYSGYVHAKQYKRAGKAVKKMKTKMGKLYRSIERVLPEELRNSDEFQQLKLFYESLWNRSKKSKNKLYSLHSPEVECISKGKSHKRYEFGNKVGFVGTLKKNFILSCKSFHGNPYDGHTLEENLCEAKTLLGSNGTIDTILVDLGYRKHNYRGDAKVHVVPRSMKKFKVNFKRLLKRRSCVEATIGHTKRDNRMDRNYLKGKEGDKANAILAASGHNLRLILAFLLFFLKKFMDNIAKKLANFANEVFLDKKYAKIYV is encoded by the coding sequence ATGCGTCCTAAGAAGCAAGATTCGACGACACAAGAGCTTTTAGAACCACTGCTTGTTAACATTCTAGATATGAAACATCCATTAATACAATTAGCAGATAAAATAGACTGGGAATATTTTGAGAAAGAATTTGGCAGTCTTTATCACCGTAACGATGGTCGCCCAGGAATTCCAATGCGTATGATGGTTGGGTTTCATTATTTGAAATACACGTACAATTTGAGTGATGAAGACGTGGTGCATGGCTGGAAAGAAAACCCTTACTGGCAGTACTTCACTGGAGAAAAGGTATTCCAGACAAAGGTGCCGATAAATCCAACCAGCATGACAAGATTTCGGAATCGTTTAAAAGAAGAAGATTTGTTGAAGTTTTTAGAGGAGACAATTAACACTGCTTTTCGTAGTGGTTATCTTAATAAGAATGACGTAAAGAAAGTAGCTGCAGATACGACGGTGCAGGAAAAGAACATAACGTTTCCAACGGACATAAAACTTTTTTATACAATGATCAAATATCTTGTGAAATTTTCAAAGAAGCATGAGATAAGGTTAAAGGAGACACATGAATATTCCGGCAAGAAGCTATTGATGAAATATAGTGGCTATGTTCATGCGAAACAGTACAAGAGAGCGGGTAAGGCAGTAAAAAAGATGAAGACAAAGATGGGCAAATTATATCGTTCTATAGAAAGGGTTTTACCTGAGGAATTGAGGAATTCGGATGAGTTTCAACAGCTAAAGTTATTTTACGAGAGTTTGTGGAATCGGAGTAAAAAGAGCAAGAACAAACTTTACAGTCTTCACAGTCCAGAGGTTGAGTGCATTAGCAAGGGCAAGAGCCATAAGAGGTATGAGTTTGGTAACAAAGTAGGTTTTGTTGGTACATTGAAGAAGAATTTTATACTGAGTTGCAAATCATTTCACGGCAATCCTTATGACGGTCATACATTAGAAGAGAATTTATGTGAAGCAAAAACCCTTTTGGGTAGTAACGGTACAATAGATACGATATTGGTAGATTTGGGTTACAGGAAGCACAATTATAGAGGGGATGCAAAAGTCCATGTAGTTCCACGCAGTATGAAGAAATTCAAAGTTAATTTTAAGAGGTTATTGAAAAGACGAAGTTGTGTTGAGGCGACGATAGGTCATACTAAGCGAGATAACCGGATGGACAGAAATTATCTGAAAGGCAAAGAGGGAGATAAAGCTAATGCGATTTTGGCAGCAAGTGGACATAATTTAAGGCTGATACTGGCCTTTCTTTTATTTTTTCTCAAAAAATTTATGGATAATATTGCAAAAAAATTAGCAAATTTTGCAAACGAAGTGTTTCTGGATAAAAAGTATGCCAAAATATATGTATAG
- a CDS encoding IS5 family transposase: MRPKKQDSTTQELLEPLLVNIIDMKHPLIQLADKIDWEYFEKEFGSLYHRNDGRPGIPIRMMVGFHYLKYTYNLSDEDVVHGWKENPYWQYFTGEKVFQTKVPINPTSMTRFRNRLKEEDLLKFLEETINTAFRSGYLNKNDVKKVAADTTVQEKNITFPTDIKLFYTMIKYLVKFSKKHEIRLKETHEYSGKKLLMKYSGYVHAKQYKRAGKAVKKMKTKMGKLYRSIERVLPEELRNSDEFQQLKLFYESLWNRSKKSKNKLYSLHSPEVECISKGKSHKRYEFGNKVGFVGTLKKNFILSCKSFHGNPYDGHTLEENLCEAKTLLGSNGTIDTILVDLGYRKHNYRGDAKVHVVPRSMKKFKVNFKRLLKRRSCVEATIGHTKRDNRMDRNYLKGKEGDKANAILAASGHNLRLILAFLLFFLKKFMDNIAKKLANFANEVFLDKKYAKIYV, from the coding sequence ATGCGTCCTAAGAAGCAAGATTCGACGACACAAGAGCTTTTAGAACCACTGCTTGTTAACATTATAGATATGAAACATCCATTAATACAATTAGCAGATAAAATAGACTGGGAATATTTTGAGAAAGAATTTGGCAGTCTTTATCACCGTAACGATGGTCGCCCAGGAATTCCAATACGTATGATGGTTGGGTTTCATTATTTGAAATACACGTACAATTTGAGTGATGAAGACGTGGTGCATGGCTGGAAAGAAAACCCTTACTGGCAGTACTTCACTGGAGAAAAGGTATTCCAGACAAAGGTGCCGATAAATCCAACCAGCATGACAAGATTTCGGAATCGTTTAAAAGAAGAAGATTTGTTGAAGTTTTTAGAGGAGACAATTAACACTGCTTTTCGTAGTGGTTATCTTAATAAGAATGACGTAAAGAAAGTAGCTGCAGATACGACGGTGCAGGAAAAGAACATAACGTTTCCAACGGACATAAAACTTTTTTATACAATGATCAAATATCTTGTGAAATTTTCAAAGAAGCATGAGATAAGGTTAAAGGAGACACATGAATATTCCGGCAAGAAGCTATTGATGAAATATAGTGGCTATGTTCATGCGAAACAGTACAAGAGAGCGGGTAAGGCAGTAAAAAAGATGAAGACAAAGATGGGCAAATTATATCGTTCTATAGAAAGGGTTTTACCTGAGGAATTGAGGAATTCGGATGAGTTTCAACAGCTAAAGTTATTTTACGAGAGTTTGTGGAATCGGAGTAAAAAGAGCAAGAACAAACTTTACAGTCTTCACAGTCCAGAGGTTGAGTGCATTAGCAAGGGCAAGAGCCATAAGAGGTATGAGTTTGGTAACAAAGTAGGTTTTGTTGGTACATTGAAGAAGAATTTTATACTGAGTTGCAAATCATTTCACGGCAATCCTTATGACGGTCATACATTAGAAGAGAATTTATGTGAAGCAAAAACCCTTTTGGGTAGTAACGGTACAATAGATACGATATTGGTAGATTTGGGTTACAGGAAGCACAATTATAGAGGGGATGCAAAAGTCCATGTAGTTCCACGCAGTATGAAGAAATTCAAAGTTAATTTTAAGAGGTTATTGAAAAGACGAAGTTGTGTTGAGGCGACGATAGGTCATACTAAGCGAGATAACCGGATGGACAGAAATTATCTGAAAGGCAAAGAGGGAGATAAAGCTAATGCGATTTTGGCAGCAAGTGGACATAATTTAAGGCTGATACTGGCCTTTCTTTTATTTTTTCTCAAAAAATTTATGGATAATATTGCAAAAAAATTAGCAAATTTTGCAAACGAAGTGTTTCTGGATAAAAAGTATGCCAAAATATATGTATAG
- the istA gene encoding IS21 family transposase, with translation MVKNGEYFMIKEMKEKGMTITAISEHLNRDRKTVRKWLREGVPEGYSRQVIKAGKLDPFKDYIIHRMEEEGCFNSVVLYDEIRDMGYTGKMTILRDFMQPLRPQLREKATVRFETPAGRQAQVDWGEVTVNWNGTSKKLHIFVMLLSYSRMIYVEFMEDEKLDTLIGCHTRAFNFFEGVVETCLYDNMKTVVSDVDEKGGVIWNKRFARFAEHHGFTLKRCRFYRPRTKGKVENGIGYVKKNFWQRVRTFNDLDDLNAKALDWVNTHANARIHNTTKERPIERWYTEKEKLRPFNQIPFELVDYYPRKVTNDCLVSYCASMYSVPFQYVGSIVHVQDDKKGLICIYSGNEKIAEHKKATVKYQVKREKEHFRGIFSSGKNKVSQPLPRLDEHSAPEVTQRDLSVYEQFALEVNQ, from the coding sequence ATGGTAAAAAACGGAGAGTATTTTATGATCAAAGAAATGAAAGAGAAAGGAATGACAATTACGGCTATCTCTGAACATTTAAACAGAGACCGTAAGACAGTCCGCAAATGGCTAAGAGAAGGAGTTCCGGAAGGTTATAGCCGACAAGTAATCAAAGCGGGCAAGCTTGATCCGTTCAAAGATTACATAATCCACCGAATGGAGGAAGAAGGCTGTTTTAACAGTGTAGTGCTTTACGATGAAATAAGAGATATGGGCTACACAGGTAAGATGACGATTCTTAGGGATTTTATGCAGCCACTCCGCCCCCAACTTCGTGAGAAAGCTACAGTTCGCTTTGAAACACCCGCTGGCAGGCAGGCTCAGGTGGACTGGGGAGAAGTGACAGTAAACTGGAATGGCACCAGTAAGAAGTTGCATATATTTGTAATGCTTCTTTCCTACAGCCGTATGATTTATGTGGAATTTATGGAAGATGAAAAACTTGATACGTTGATAGGCTGTCATACAAGGGCGTTTAATTTTTTCGAGGGAGTGGTGGAAACTTGTCTGTATGATAACATGAAGACAGTAGTCAGCGATGTGGATGAGAAAGGCGGAGTTATTTGGAATAAGCGTTTTGCCCGTTTCGCCGAACACCACGGATTTACACTAAAACGCTGTAGGTTTTATCGCCCCAGAACAAAAGGCAAGGTAGAAAATGGGATCGGTTATGTAAAGAAAAACTTTTGGCAAAGAGTTCGGACATTCAATGATCTTGACGATTTAAATGCTAAAGCTTTGGATTGGGTAAATACACATGCTAACGCTCGCATACATAATACAACCAAAGAAAGACCTATAGAGCGGTGGTACACAGAAAAAGAAAAACTGAGACCTTTCAACCAAATACCATTTGAGCTGGTGGATTATTATCCAAGAAAAGTGACTAACGACTGTTTAGTATCTTATTGTGCAAGTATGTACTCAGTACCTTTTCAATATGTGGGCAGCATAGTTCACGTACAGGATGACAAAAAAGGGTTAATCTGTATATACAGCGGGAATGAAAAAATTGCAGAGCATAAAAAAGCAACTGTAAAATATCAGGTAAAAAGGGAAAAAGAGCACTTCAGGGGCATTTTCAGTTCAGGCAAAAACAAGGTCAGCCAACCTTTACCACGCCTGGATGAACATTCAGCCCCCGAAGTGACTCAAAGAGACCTTTCAGTATATGAGCAATTCGCTTTGGAGGTAAACCAATGA
- a CDS encoding IS110 family transposase: protein MKSYEKVVGIDVSKETLSISVYDGKSHTGYETRNTIKSFFNDFVKKEKGIDFSKVLFMLENTGVYHLRLATHLSKECGYIVSVANPLVIKRYSQMNLKRAKTDKADARLIAEYGYINGGDWLFSPRDIDYYKIDMKLKAVEDFHKQINMLSNQIEAIEYLPFKDNSTLNAYKKLIENFKKEIKKIEKELDILLREKYVEEYKLLSSIPGVGLKLTGVILGKLNGFANFDRGMS from the coding sequence ATGAAGAGCTATGAGAAAGTAGTGGGAATTGATGTATCCAAGGAAACGTTGTCAATCAGCGTATATGACGGTAAGAGCCACACCGGTTATGAGACAAGAAACACGATAAAATCATTTTTTAATGATTTTGTTAAGAAGGAGAAGGGAATAGATTTTTCCAAAGTTCTTTTTATGCTGGAAAATACGGGAGTATACCATTTAAGATTAGCAACCCATTTGAGCAAGGAATGTGGTTATATTGTAAGTGTAGCGAATCCTCTTGTAATAAAGAGGTACTCACAGATGAATTTAAAACGTGCAAAGACAGACAAGGCCGATGCCCGTTTGATAGCGGAGTATGGTTATATTAACGGAGGTGATTGGCTATTTTCTCCCCGGGATATAGACTATTATAAGATAGATATGAAACTTAAAGCGGTGGAAGATTTTCATAAGCAGATAAATATGTTGAGTAACCAGATTGAAGCGATTGAATATTTACCTTTCAAAGACAATAGCACACTAAATGCTTATAAAAAACTTATAGAGAATTTTAAGAAAGAGATAAAAAAGATAGAAAAAGAATTGGACATATTGCTGCGGGAGAAGTATGTCGAAGAGTATAAATTGCTTTCGAGTATTCCTGGAGTTGGGTTAAAGCTGACAGGAGTGATTTTGGGCAAATTAAACGGTTTTGCAAATTTTGATAGAGGTATGTCATAA
- a CDS encoding flavodoxin family protein has translation MKVFALNASPRKDGNTALLINKIFSTLNKYNIETEMYQLAGETLRGCTACRTCFEKKNMQCVFKNDCLNEIVQKIAEADGIIFGSPTYFADVTAEMKAIIDRLGYVNKANGNFLKHKVGAGVSAVRRGGANRVFDTFNHFFLINEMIVPGSIYWNFAFGRNAGEVANDEEGMRTMEALGENIAWIMKKIGGGK, from the coding sequence ATGAAAGTATTTGCATTAAATGCCAGCCCCAGAAAAGACGGGAACACTGCACTTCTCATAAATAAGATATTTTCAACACTGAATAAATACAATATTGAAACGGAAATGTATCAACTGGCCGGAGAAACACTGCGAGGGTGCACAGCCTGCAGAACATGTTTTGAAAAGAAGAATATGCAGTGCGTTTTTAAAAATGACTGCCTGAACGAAATTGTACAGAAAATCGCTGAAGCAGACGGTATAATTTTCGGCTCGCCCACGTACTTTGCTGACGTGACCGCTGAAATGAAAGCAATTATTGACCGCCTTGGATATGTAAACAAGGCAAACGGCAATTTTCTGAAACACAAAGTGGGAGCCGGTGTCAGTGCAGTGAGAAGAGGCGGAGCAAACAGGGTTTTTGACACATTTAATCACTTTTTCCTCATCAATGAAATGATAGTACCCGGTTCAATATACTGGAATTTCGCCTTTGGACGCAATGCCGGCGAGGTTGCAAATGATGAAGAAGGTATGCGAACTATGGAAGCTCTCGGCGAAAATATAGCATGGATTATGAAAAAGATAGGTGGAGGGAAGTAG